The Lasioglossum baleicum chromosome 12, iyLasBale1, whole genome shotgun sequence genome segment TGTTATCGAATGCACAAACACCTGCTATGTTTTATATCTCTGTAAGAATTGTAATTCTTCtatgaaaataatgttacaAACGACATTTATTTAaacttcaaacaaatttttcatcgttacttttttatttgtagaATGATGAGAAACGAAATCACGTAGAAGTCAGCCCGCAAACTCTTGTAACGGTAGAATATATAGCTCAGTACCTACAGGAATGCGGTGGATTTGCTTGGATTTGCGATTATGGACATAGCGGCGATAAAACTGATACATTTCGCGCATTTTCTCAGCACAAACTACACGATCCACTTTCATATCCAGGAACTGCAGATTTGACGGCGGATGTCGATTTTGCAGTCATAAAGAAGGTTGCAGAGAAAGATAACAGTTTGTTAACTTTCGGTCCGATAACTCAAGCATGTTTCCTAAAAAATCTTGGGATCGATGTACGGTTGCAAATGCTTTTACAAAATGCTTCGGAAGAAGTACGAAAACGTTTAGAATCTGAGTATGAAATGATAATGGACGAAAGTAAAATGGGGAGTAAATTCAAAGTTTTATCTCTATTTCCTTTTATTTTGAAAGATCATTTCCAGAAACTACCAATAGCAGGATTCTAATGAATGAGAAGGGTAGAACGTATAAAAGTACAGTGAAATGTATCGtttgcaatttcaataaaataatatctatttttataaaaatttttgatATTTACAGATATAGTATATAACTACAGCTACGAATATCTGTTTCGGAATTACATATATTCTCAAATTATGTACAATTACGTAATTGTGCAATCATAATTCTTCcaaatttccgaaaattttaacACCTTTTCTCGTTGTTTATCGAATGTTTCTTTCCTGGGTTTACGCCATACATCATGATCTAAATCTAACATTCCTCCAATAATCTCCTAGAATAAACCAAGAAATATCGTTCTCGTAAATAATTGTTTTGTCTTCCTTCAGTTTATTTAATCAAACAATTACCTCtgcaaaattttttggaaacaaATGTTCATCTTCTATGATATGCGCATATCCTTTTCCGATTTCAAACTCGACCATGAAATAAGATAAACCATTTGGTACGGCTTGTTTTATGTCCTTGTGTTCAAGATCAATAATCTTTTTATTCATTGACCACTCTGTTTCACATTCCAATAATGCTTTCTGcagaaaaattaatatacatataatgagtAATAAggatttttgtattatatatagaTACAAATATGTACATAATCTTACCTTGAAGTACATAGGAATTAGTTCACCTATTTCTTTTGGTAAGGGAACACATTCCAATTGCATGTGTGCAAATTTGTgacgatttttataaatttcataaaacacGGGATACTTGTTTTGTTCCGCGAACATGTTGTACAAGGCTTGTTTGTACGCCTGAAAATAAGATAATCATACGAATAATTTTATGCAATCGCAAAGATGCGGTGTTCAAAATCATATTGCACCTTTAACTTCTCCCAAATATTTTCATCTAGTTGCAATTGACATGCAATATGCTGTACTGGTGTGATCATACAATGTCCTTCGGTTAAAGAGGTATACGCAGGAAGACTCAAACATATTTCAGAATCCATTGCAACGATCATATGTTTTAACATGTATTTCGAATCGATACACCAGTGACAAGTATCCAAACTTTTTGATAAGCGTTTATGCTCCTTGATAGCAAGAGAACGATCCTTCTCATCCCGTTTCGAACTCTCTTGAACTCGCGTTATTTGTTCTTCGAATATCTCATCCATGTTCATGGTCTGCAAATCaacatgtttattttatttatcaatattgtacaaaataatattaaactaaATATTCTTTGCTTGTCCACACATACCCTAGATGCAACTTTAGTAAATGCAGCATCATCTTCGTTGGCAGACCTTCCTTTCTCTCGTTGAAACTAAAACAATTCAGAATTTTACTTATctataacaataacaaaacgaATTGGTTTACCTGAAGGAACTACTTACTAATTCTTGCAATGAATATTTGTCATCGTCGAAGTAATGCAGCGTTCTTTTGCCTGCAGTGTGGGTTTGTGCAGTTTTTCGTTTCGTATTTCTTGATGAATCTGTAGACTGATTTCTATGCTCCAGCGGTCTTGTTACGCCTGTTAATGTATATTACTTATTAATGAATCCTTGTCTTTGAATGGAATTTTATCAATGGTCTTTCGTACATACCTTTCATATCGGTCCTTGTGAGGATTACAGTTTGATCTTTTTCCGACTCATTTAACCGAATAGCATTCGTTGCAAGTTTCCTAGCTTCCTttagttgaatttttaattcaGCAACGAGTTTCTACAAAAAAATTATGCAAATTATTAATCATCGATGCTTTCTGCGGATGTAAGTATAAAAAGTAAGTAGAAACGTACAGTATCACCCATTATTTCTGCTTTAACAATTTTTGCCCCTAATTTATTTAGATCCAACTCTGGTActgtattaatttctttattaccACTTATGTTATTTACGTTGCTGTTGGATTCAACACTGATGGTTTTCAATTCAGAAGCATTCGATCGAGTATCTTTGATTTTATCCGATACCGTTGCTTTTTGCCATCTTTTTGTAGTCGAACAATGTGCATTGTACGAAGTACTAACAGAATAATCGTCGTCTGTACAGTCTACAGGTCTTTTGTATGTCTGTTTACGCTTTTCGTATTGTGCATTATTTCGCATACTGTGTTGTTCGTTTCGATCGCTACTTCTGGATCTAGACCTATATCTTCTCGATCTATGGTAATCGCTTTTCGAGTTTGCAGAATAATTTAAACATTCTCCGCTAGTTTTGTATCTTTCGCTTTTTTTCACATGATCATCTCTTCTATCGTATTGTTTCTTGTAATTGCCCCTTGAACACATTTTTTCTGCTTTCGATATCATTGATTGAATAACTTCTAAGGactgaaaatataaatacatagCAGTTTATTAACACTACTGTTTCCACTATGTCTTGAAATCACGTTACCCACCTATTCACACACAATCTCACACAAAACTAAACAATAATTTATACTTACGCCCCATCTCTgagctgctatttcttctaaACTTTTGCCTTCCCTTTCCGCCTCTTCTTGCGCACGCTTAAGACTTTTCTTAAGCCAATTCGCGTCCATAGATTGGTCCCTATTCGTACTTACCGAATCCACACTGGGCAGACCATTTCCACCCTCCTTCCAATAAGGATTTAACTCCTTATCGCTTTGTCCCAATTTGTCTAAATCACATTTCTGTTTGTCCGAACTAACAGACGATGGTTTTTTATCATTAAAGACACAAGGAAATATACTATTTACAGTCATCCAATCTTCTCTTTTACAAGATTCTTCTTTTCTTGTTGATGTGGGTACATTTTGATTTGTAAGGTCAGTTTGAATTACGGATTTTTCCACCCATTCCTGTTCAACTGCACTATCGTCCTAAAATAATATTACCATTCTAAACCATAAGACATAAATAAACAGTAGCAAATACTCACATCACTCGAATTTGACGTATCGTGCTTCTTTCGCTTTTTCTTATCTTTCTTCCGCGATTTATCGTTTTCATATTTCGATTTGCATTTTTCCTTCTTATGTTTCATTTTCAAGATATTTCTTCACTGTAATCGAAGATGAATCGAAGTAGTTGTATCAAACCATGGATATAGGTTAGGAATAAAGGGATGGAGGTGGATGGAGATGGAGGCTCCAGGCTGCTCCAGGCCGTCTGAGGTTAGaatagtcgcgcatgcgcgagtttcgtcaggaccGTATCTACGTCCGAAGTTTGTGGGGAACTGCTCGGCGGCGCCCTACgcctacgccgcgccgcgccgctgtcaCATAGTGGgccgaaaaacgggaataaaatattgcagcgttatttatgggctcagggtcataaaaaagtaggtcgttgaattcgtcttgacgccagctataacattatgaaattatgcgaaattagcgaggTGCCgaaggtacccgatcttcgtacatgactgaggccgtctgaggttagaatagtcgcgcatgcgcgaaaaagcgccttacctaccatcactgACTGGCTCCAGGccagtagatacgttactgtctttccgcgcagcgcctctagcggccatccatcgtacgaaaaaagttGGGTTCAATCGAAACACTGCTCCAGGCGGCGCCAGGCGGCGCTGGCATTGTATTCTACGGTGACTCTACGATCAATTCCCGATGATTCCCGACGTGGCTACTTAGGACCATTAGGACCCGAATACCGTATCCATGTTTAGGTCCATGGTTTAGTTTAGGCACCTTTAGGTTAGGACAGGTTAGGTCCGTGAGCGGAACTTATCAATGTTTTGTAAGTATCCCACGCACATAACCTATTGCGTTTAAATTCAAAATAATAATTCCAGTATGTTTCTTTTGGTGTTAGCATTGTTGACCGAGAATGGCTCATCGAATCATTAAGAAATATCCGAGGGCTCCTCCCGGCCTGGTAAAGGAAGTCAAacaacattttaattatttgctAGTGCTCGATTTCGAAGCTACTTGCAAACAGTACGAGATATTAAAACCCCAAGAGATCATTGAATTTCCATGTGCGGCAGTGTCTACGACAAGTTGGCAAATCGAACATGTTTTTCACGAATACGTTAAACCAAGAGTTCATCCGAATCTCACTACTTTTTGTACGTCATTAACCGGCATTATACAGGAGATGGTAGATAGTCAACCACATTTTCCAGAAGTAttcgataaattcgaaaattggCTGGAagagaataatttctttaaagGCGAGAACAAGAGTGCTTTCGTTACGAGCGGTCACTGGGACTTAAGGGTGATGCTGCCCAGTCAGTGTAGATTAGAAAATATAACGTTACCAGCTCGTTTCACAAAATGGATAGACCTTAAAGAAAGCTTTTTCGATGCGACAAACAATTATCCACGAAATATGCCGAACATGCTTTCTCAACTGAAACTTCCTCTGGAAGGACGTTTGCATTCTGGCATAGACGATGTGAAAAACATGGTGACTATAATACAAACCCTCTATGAGAAGCATAACATGGTATTTAAAATAAACTCTGCACCCGATGTACTATTACAACATCTAaggaataattatataatacctcaaaggaaaaattgaacattcgtttattaattataaaatatattgcccatataaaaattgtaaagctACAGCTATACTCTGACGAATAAATATTAAGTAAAAGTCTTAAATCTAACAGCGCGATTCACATTCGTTTAACGTTCACTTTGACTTGTACAACCAACTTGTTATTTTCTGTGTAGATCTCGAGCACCGCGTTAAAGCTACGATCGACTTTCCGTTTGCACTGTATTTTCAACTGAAAATCTCTTCTCGTAGGTATCATACCCTCTGCGGGCATGACGCTCAAATATTCTGTATTCGATAAGGCGGTCTCGAACACCTGAGCGACGGTGCACGTAGTTTTTATAGTTATGAGTGCCTCAATCTTCGTAGGTGGAGTTAAAATTACAATAGACGGTGAAACTATAAAATTATCAACGTTCAACACATTTTGAGACGTACTGTTCGCTAGAagcatgctgaaaattttataattaaacatgaatttctgTGTAGCGTTTCTTGGATTAAGGTGGTAGACTCGTTCCCAGgaatgcaagggtgcgggatgcgccttctcatttctcgataatgcaggcGATGGGCttttccagtagtcaaaagcgctagataaaagatcaatctaggccgcaatcgccctcaaaagtcctgtttttacgtttacgaggcacaatttgcattattcggaagcataaagctgcgcacgtAGCTACAGTATTCCTTCGAATGATGTGACTTTTGTCTGTGCGGAT includes the following:
- the LOC143213934 gene encoding ERI1 exoribonuclease 3-like; the protein is MAHRIIKKYPRAPPGLVKEVKQHFNYLLVLDFEATCKQYEILKPQEIIEFPCAAVSTTSWQIEHVFHEYVKPRVHPNLTTFCTSLTGIIQEMVDSQPHFPEVFDKFENWLEENNFFKGENKSAFVTSGHWDLRVMLPSQCRLENITLPARFTKWIDLKESFFDATNNYPRNMPNMLSQLKLPLEGRLHSGIDDVKNMVTIIQTLYEKHNMVFKINSAPDVLLQHLRNNYIIPQRKN
- the LOC143214476 gene encoding CWF19-like protein 2, translated to MKHKKEKCKSKYENDKSRKKDKKKRKKHDTSNSSDDDSAVEQEWVEKSVIQTDLTNQNVPTSTRKEESCKREDWMTVNSIFPCVFNDKKPSSVSSDKQKCDLDKLGQSDKELNPYWKEGGNGLPSVDSVSTNRDQSMDANWLKKSLKRAQEEAEREGKSLEEIAAQRWGSLEVIQSMISKAEKMCSRGNYKKQYDRRDDHVKKSERYKTSGECLNYSANSKSDYHRSRRYRSRSRSSDRNEQHSMRNNAQYEKRKQTYKRPVDCTDDDYSVSTSYNAHCSTTKRWQKATVSDKIKDTRSNASELKTISVESNSNVNNISGNKEINTVPELDLNKLGAKIVKAEIMGDTKLVAELKIQLKEARKLATNAIRLNESEKDQTVILTRTDMKGVTRPLEHRNQSTDSSRNTKRKTAQTHTAGKRTLHYFDDDKYSLQELFQREKGRSANEDDAAFTKVASRTMNMDEIFEEQITRVQESSKRDEKDRSLAIKEHKRLSKSLDTCHWCIDSKYMLKHMIVAMDSEICLSLPAYTSLTEGHCMITPVQHIACQLQLDENIWEKLKAYKQALYNMFAEQNKYPVFYEIYKNRHKFAHMQLECVPLPKEIGELIPMYFKKALLECETEWSMNKKIIDLEHKDIKQAVPNGLSYFMVEFEIGKGYAHIIEDEHLFPKNFAEEIIGGMLDLDHDVWRKPRKETFDKQREKVLKFSEIWKNYDCTIT